One Streptomyces dangxiongensis genomic window, GCGCGAGGACCCGACCTCCCGGGTCGCCGTCGAGACGCTGATCACCACCGGCCTGGTCCATGTGGCCGGCGAGGTGACGACCAAGGCCTACGCGGACATCGCGACCCTCGTCCGCGGCAAGATCCTGGACATCGGCTACGACTCCTCCAAGAAGGGCTTCGACGGCGCCTCCTGCGGTGTCTCGGTGTCCATCGGCGCGCAGTCCCCGGACATCGCGCAGGGCGTCGACGCGGCCTACGAGGCCCGGGTCGAGGGTGACGAGGACGAGCTGGACCGGCAGGGCGCGGGCGACCAGGGCCTGATGTTCGGCTACGCGTCCGACGAGACGCCGACCCTGATGCCGCTCCCGATCTTCCTGGCGCACCGCCTGTCCAAGCGCCTGTCGGACGTCCGCAAGAACGGGACCATCCCCTACCTGCGCCCCGACGGCAAGACGCAGGTCACCATCGAGTACGACGGCGACAAGGCCGTCCGCCTCGACACGGTGGTCGTCTCCTCCCAGCACGCCTCCGACATCGACCTGGAGTCGCTGCTCGCCCCCGACATCCGCGAGTTCGTCGTGGAGCCGGAGCTGAAGGCGCTCCTGGACGAGGGCATCAAGCTGGACACCGAGGGCTACCGCCTGCTGGTCAACCCCACCGGCCGCTTCGAGATCGGCGGCCCGATGGGCGACGCCGGCCTCACCGGCCGCAAGATCATCATCGACACCTACGGCGGCATGGCCCGCCACGGTGGCGGCGCCTTCTCCGGCAAGGACCCGTCCAAGGTGGACCGCTCGGCCGCCTACGCCATGCGCTGGGTCGCCAAGAACGTCGTGGCGGCCGGCCTGGCCTCCCGCTGCGAGGTCCAGGTCGCCTACGCGATCGGCAAGGCCGAGCCCGTCGGTCTCTTCGTCGAGACCTTCGGCACCAACACGATCGAGACCGAGAAGATCGAGAAGGCGATCGACGAGGTCTTCGACCTCCGCCCGGCCGCGATCATCCGCGACCTCGACCTGCTGCGCCCGATCTACTCCCAGACCGCTGCCTACGGCCACTTCGGCCGCGAGCTGCCCGACTTCACCTGGGAGCGCACGGACCGCGTGGACGCCCTGCGCGCCGCCGCGGGCCTGTAACCCCGCGATACCGCTCACCGAGGCCCGGCTCCCCTGCGCGGGGGGCCGGGCCTCGGCGTGCGCGCGGACGGGTCGCGGGGACCGGCGCGGGGCGGGGCCCGGACGCGGGGCGGCGGCCCGGGCGTGGGGCGGGCGTGGCGGGGCGGTGGGACGGGTGCGGGCGGGACGCCGGGCCCGGTGGACAGGCCCTGGTGGTCGGGTCCGGGCGGCGTTGTCAGTGGCGTTTGGTAAGAATGCAAGCGTGAGCAGCGAGAACGGGCCGGGGGACGGCGGGGCCGAAGGGGCGCCGCCGGAGCAGCTCGCGCTCATCCGGGAGAGCGTGCGGAAGGCGAAGGTGCCGCGGGCCAAGCCGCGGACCTGGCG contains:
- the metK gene encoding methionine adenosyltransferase encodes the protein MSRRLFTSESVTEGHPDKIADQISDTILDALLREDPTSRVAVETLITTGLVHVAGEVTTKAYADIATLVRGKILDIGYDSSKKGFDGASCGVSVSIGAQSPDIAQGVDAAYEARVEGDEDELDRQGAGDQGLMFGYASDETPTLMPLPIFLAHRLSKRLSDVRKNGTIPYLRPDGKTQVTIEYDGDKAVRLDTVVVSSQHASDIDLESLLAPDIREFVVEPELKALLDEGIKLDTEGYRLLVNPTGRFEIGGPMGDAGLTGRKIIIDTYGGMARHGGGAFSGKDPSKVDRSAAYAMRWVAKNVVAAGLASRCEVQVAYAIGKAEPVGLFVETFGTNTIETEKIEKAIDEVFDLRPAAIIRDLDLLRPIYSQTAAYGHFGRELPDFTWERTDRVDALRAAAGL